GTTGCCAATAGGGGCCGTTCTTGGCTTCTTTCCGCTGGGCCTTGGAAAGGGCAAATACCTCGGAAATCGAATTTCCTTCAGCCAAATCGCGTACGTAGGTTTTTTTGTGCTTCATTAAGTTGCTATTCCTGCATGCATGGGGTAATGGCGCAAACGAGGACAAGGTCAATATTTTCTATAATAATTGGGCAGTTGCACAATATTTAAAAGATTTTCGCGTGATCGTTTCCCACATCGTCTACAGGCAAGTTTTCAACTTTGGCAAGAGGCCGGGTGTATCCGGCCGGATTGACGACCAGAATTGGCGGGGCGTGTCCTTTTTTCATACCCACGAAAGAAACCCCAACACTTTATCGAGCGGTTATGTCCAAAAAGAAAGGTCAAGCAAAGGTGACGATTTATCCGGATTGGTGTAAAGGCTGCGGTATATGCGCGGCTTTTTGCCCGTCCAAGGTGCTCGAACTCTGGCCGGATGGCAAAGCACATGTGGTGCGCGAGGAAGACTGCGTGAATTGCGGATTCTGTGAGTTGCATTGCCCGGATTTCGCGATTTCCGTGACCCCCAAGGAGGTCAGCCGCAGAAAGACCGACGCGTTTGATGCCTCGCACGGCGGGCCTTTGGACCCGTCCGCAGGCACCGACCCGGGGCCGGAAGAAAATGTTGGAACACCTAACCGGGAAGACGAACATGGCGACAAAAAAGCGTAAGAAAACGGAAATATTCGCCCTCGGCAACGAGGCTGTGGTCGAGGGAGCGCTCCTGGCGGGCTGCAATTTCTATGCGGGCTACCCCATAACGCCGTCCACGGAAATCGCCGAGGTCATGTCCTCGCGGCTGCCCCTGGTCAAGGACGGGGTGTTCATCCAGATGGAGGACGAGATCGCCAGCATGGGCGCCATCATCGGTGCGTCCCTGGCCGGGCGCAAGGCCATGACCGCTACCTCGGGACCGGGCTTTTCCCTCATGCAGGAGAATCTCGGCTACGCCTGCATGACCGAAGTGCCCCTGGTCGTGGTCAACGTCATGCGCGGGGGACCCAGCACCGGGCTGCCGACAAGCCCGGCCCAGGGCGATGTGCAGCAGGCCCGCTGGGGCTGTCATGGCGACCATCCCATCATCGTCCTTTCGGCCAGCGACGTGCAGGAATGTTTGGAAATGACCGTGGTCGCCTTCAATTTCGCCGAGAAATACCGCACTCCGGTCATTTTGCTTCTGGACGAGATCACGGCCCATACGAGGGAGAAGATCTCCATCCCGGGCCCCGAAGATTTTGAGATCCTGGCGCGGGTCACTCCGGCCATGCCCCCGGAGTGGTACGTCTCCTACGAGGAGACCATGCGCGGGGTGCCGGCCCTGCCGCCGCTCGGTTCCGGCTACCGCTTCCACGTCACGGGTCTGACCCACGACCAGAACGGATTCCCGACTTCCAAGCCGGACGAGGTCAAGGCGCTGATGCATAGGCAGTTCCGCAAGATCGACCAGTTTTTTTACGATATTCAGCTTTTCGACGAGGTTGGTTGCGAGGACGCCGAAGTGGTCGTCGTGGCTTACGGCTGCGTGGCCCGTTCGGCCGAGCTTGCCGTGCACATGGCCCGGGAGCGCGGGGTCAAGGCCGGGCTTTTGAAGCTCAGGACTCTTTTTCCGTTCCCCAAGACCGCGGTGCAGGCCCTGGCCCGGCAGTGCAAGGCTCTGGTCGTGCCGGAGATGAACATGGGCCAGATCTCGCGCGAG
This DNA window, taken from Desulfomicrobium sp. ZS1, encodes the following:
- a CDS encoding 2-oxoacid:acceptor oxidoreductase subunit alpha; its protein translation is MATKKRKKTEIFALGNEAVVEGALLAGCNFYAGYPITPSTEIAEVMSSRLPLVKDGVFIQMEDEIASMGAIIGASLAGRKAMTATSGPGFSLMQENLGYACMTEVPLVVVNVMRGGPSTGLPTSPAQGDVQQARWGCHGDHPIIVLSASDVQECLEMTVVAFNFAEKYRTPVILLLDEITAHTREKISIPGPEDFEILARVTPAMPPEWYVSYEETMRGVPALPPLGSGYRFHVTGLTHDQNGFPTSKPDEVKALMHRQFRKIDQFFYDIQLFDEVGCEDAEVVVVAYGCVARSAELAVHMARERGVKAGLLKLRTLFPFPKTAVQALARQCKALVVPEMNMGQISREVKRVNNGLTHVITNNRVDGQIITPSEIFKNIMQA
- a CDS encoding ferredoxin family protein; translated protein: MSKKKGQAKVTIYPDWCKGCGICAAFCPSKVLELWPDGKAHVVREEDCVNCGFCELHCPDFAISVTPKEVSRRKTDAFDASHGGPLDPSAGTDPGPEENVGTPNREDEHGDKKA